Proteins found in one Ornithorhynchus anatinus isolate Pmale09 chromosome 8, mOrnAna1.pri.v4, whole genome shotgun sequence genomic segment:
- the MAFB gene encoding transcription factor MafB, translating to MAGELSMAAELPTSPLAMEYVNDFDLMKFDVKKEPLGRTERAGRHCTRLQPAGSVSSTPISTPCSSVPSSPSFSPTEQKTHLEDLYWMANGYQPMNPEALNLTPEDAVEALIGSHQVPQQLQGFESFRAHHHQHHQHHHHHHHQYPVVPHEDLSGSGHPHPHPHHHQASPAPSTSSSSSSSQQLQNGHPAHPASNSVEDRFSDDQLVSMSVRELNRHLRGFTKDEVIRLKQKRRTLKNRGYAQSCRYKRVQQKHHLENEKTQLIQQVEQLKQEVSRLARERDAYKLKCEKFASNGFREAGSTSDNPSSPEFFIC from the exons atGGCCGGAGAGCTGAGCATGGCCGCGGAGCTGCCCACCAGCCCCCTGGCCATGGAGTACGTCAACGACTTCGACCTGATGAAGTTCGACGTGAAGAAGGAGCCCCTTGGCAGGACAGAGCGAGCCGGACGCCACTGCACCCGCCTGCAGCCGGCCGGGTCGGTGTCGTCGACGCCCATCAGCACGCCCTGCAGCTCGGTGCCCTCCTCGCCCAGCTTCAGCCCCACGGAGCAGAAGACCCACCTGGAGGACCTGTACTGGATGGCCAACGGCTACCAGCCCATGAACCCCGAGGCCCTGAACCTGACCCCGGAGGACGCCGTGGAGGCCCTGATCGGCTCGCACCAGGTGCCCCAGCAGCTCCAGGGGTTCGAGAGCTTCCGtgcccaccaccaccagcaccaccagcaccaccaccatcaccaccaccagtaCCCCGTGGTGCCCCACGAGGACCTGAGCGGCAGCGGGCACCCGCACCCGCACCCGCACCACCACCAGGCCTCGCCCGCCCCGTCtacctcgtcctcgtcctcgtcctcgcaGCAGCTGCAGAACGGCCACCCGGCCCACCCGGCCTCCAACAGCGTGGAGGACCGGTTCTCGGATGACCAGCTGGTGTCCATGTCGGTCAGGGAGCTGAACCGGCATCTGCGCGGCTTCACCAAGGACGAGGTGATCCGCCTCAAGCAGAAGAGGAGGACCTTGAAGAACAGGGGCTATGCCCAGTCCTGCAGGTACAAGCGAGTCCAGCAGAAGCATCATCTGGAGAACGAGAAAACCCAGCTCATCCAGCAGGTGGAACAGCTCAAGCAAGAGGTGTCCCGCTTGGCCCGCGAGAGAGACGCCTACAAGCTCAAGTGCGAGAAATTTGCCAGCAACGGCTTCAGGGAGGCCGGGTCCACCAGCGACAACCCCTCCTCTCCCGAGTTCTTCAT CTGTTAG